A window of the Cololabis saira isolate AMF1-May2022 chromosome 19, fColSai1.1, whole genome shotgun sequence genome harbors these coding sequences:
- the wdr90 gene encoding WD repeat-containing protein 90 isoform X3, which translates to MASKAWQHPYVDIFKHVKVEEWKRSAKQGDVFMHMDKTLKCPVFRIKGPVPANSYILIPRNPSHSLGLTGRFFYLLFRPTPGKYFMVHLDVAVQERQVVRISFSNMLKEFKSTPTWLQFPFLCGAADDSVYDCTSKSAKHGLVGPAPCSVRWTCLMLDLQFVLSVYLNRHYSRLKSIKLCANMVVKNMFTSDLLLEPGVSLSEAKQMGLVSSQGTGPMPREMSFPLPKGSSWHDFYDHIKFPSEGTKLPCDFMQKENPHPGTIGFSKQRSSSDEASRCDNLSKSIQDRVSLTQQITTPKLVSRNPTPMVPSIPELDVAPTHRNNWICNNDPQLQESTHSDSQQLPFRNSCSTDDGGVHVYVHPEDEFGSHREESDGEVFCSPVPRPISLTSTKEPKQQKLLPDPILRLSRIIGFGGATARYALWTKSGDAVVYPCHAIIVSMKISSNQQRFFIGHTDKVSALAFNGNTTLLASAQTGNNSVVRVWNYSKGNCLAMFQIHAHSLSCLSFSYGGGILCGVGKDGHNKTMVVVWNTVNVSRGGEVTILAKAHTEVEINTMKVAFFDDTRMVSCGRDNIRLWRVRNGMLRSCPVNLGEYHSLDFSDVAFEEGNYWDKHIDERTLFASSRSGHIFEIDYGRVVVKNVRRLLPTQLQHADRREKLTLNSGPGIAINSISVSSSLCATGSEDGFLRVWPLDFSAVFLEAEHEGAVSMVSLSSDSHQVLAATSTGNLGFLDVSSREYNTLMRSHTDTVLGFSVDGIRRHLTTASSDGTLRVWNMDSLHQLYDFVSEDSPCSVAFHPHEQTFSCGFSSGIIRVFDIPSAKLLAEHRQHRGEVVGVAFSPDGEFMYSADSQGSLALYNGSEEDHNVIRVTCNVVARGTERAPDALTVSSDSRSLAFVGPSQYVVTIADARSLDELLHVDVSILDVESPHLDLALKVCFSPATTEHLLIATSANKILWVCTKTGCLLREVSKVHKHQCSSLAVSEDSRFLLTAGHNAVKVWDYNMQRHINSQMFIGHSQPIHQVTFTPDQLGVVSVGDAIFLWDFLANPAESSTGSCSLKRSHLSPLKAADCPVNGVQMSSGIPRQTAPLPSSPPRLHVSPPEQAHRGDSPANPTVPNQDISPGPSSDPRTAISFLRVTDLEINTSYLNTNHADSVELNQSTPVRPDCYRHFIPRFKTSYLDQNVVDPQTHEEEGLKLKAVIGYNGNGRGNMVWNADQGLFAYSCGCVVVVEDLHTGGQRHLQGHIEEISCLAATSDAKTMVSAAGGGNGSRSLICIWNILNGTCCRTIFHHKGAVQSLAFSRDDRFLLSVGDFSDPGLALWGSKNFQLLSSVSMSGPIHDATFSPSAASQMACVGSHGVYFCFIQTQGMDVDLKVQRVTAPTEVGDVELTALCYHMDSLLFTSTNRGHVCAWHTSTQRCFMIWGADDGEIGVLLCRGNRLLTGSNTRWLRLWGVEAVLGLRPKEKLCSAKDSGTTVVVEQEIMLDGTAVSAAFDSTMDMGIVGTTAGTLWYINWSDNSNIRLVSGHKTKVNNVAFSFDESHFTTCSEDGSVRVWLTSSYELVVQFQVLNQACCCVCWSPSPSKDSTCIAAGYGDGTLRIFRVATTEMEIKMHPHHVAVVSIQYSANGHVILSAGKNGVIAVSSTFNGETLRVVRDHKGAPITTIQCVNEQCQRFGLEGDEMWLAASADRRVSVWAADWSKEQCDLLDWLSFPAPPYFEGDSLPPSLASFCPADHDLVAYTGYGAEKELSFYSLVKKQIIKKIALPHWATCLSLSSRSQLVAVGSKERVLKLIKSTSGRFQDFSQHSDSLLTCHFSPSGTLLFSVAYNEILLWEVQGL; encoded by the exons GAGCGCCAGGTGGTCCGTATCTCCTTTTCAAATATGTTGAAAGAGTTCAAATCCACTCCTACATGGCTTCAGTTTCCTTTCTTGTGTGGAGCTGCAGATGATTCAGTGTATGATTGCACCTCCAAATCTGCAAAGCATG GTTTGGTGGGTCCAGCTCCCTGTTCAGTTCGTTGGACTTGTCTGATGCTGGACCTGCAGTTTGTGCTTTCTGTCTACCTCAATCGACACTACAGTCGCCTCAAGAGCATTAAACTGTGTGCCAACATGGTTGTGAAAAACATGTTTACCAGTGATTTGCTGTTAGAGCCTG GAGTTTCCTTAAGTGAAGCAAAGCAAATGGGCCTGGTGTCCTCTCAGGGAACAGGTCCCATGCCCAGAGAGATGTCATTTCCTTTACCGAAGGGATCATCTTGGCATGACTTCTACGATCACATCAA GTTTCCTTCAGAAGGGACTAAGTTACCATGTGACTTTatgcaaaaagaaaatccaCATCCAGGGACTA TAGGtttttcaaaacaaagaagCTCTTCAGATGAAGCGTCTCGCTGTGACAACCTCAGCAAATCAATTCAGGACCGTGTGTCCCTCACCCAGCAGATTACCACTCCAAAATTA GTGTCAAGGAATCCAACCCCCATGGTACCCAGCATACCAGAGTTAGATGTTGCTCCTACTCACAGGAATAACTGGATTTGCAATAATGATCCCCAACTGCAAGAGTCCACACACTCCGATTCACAGCAGCTCCCATTCAGGAATTCGTGTAGTACTGATGATGGTGGAGTTCATGTGTATGTACATCCTGAAGATGAATTTGGTTCACACAGAGAGGAAAGTGATGGAGAG GTATTTTGTAGTCCTGTTCCACGTCCTATCTCTCTGACATCAACCAAAGAACCTAAACAGCAG AAGCTGCTCCCAGATCCGATCCTCAGGCTCAGTCGAATCATTGGCTTTGGAGGCGCCACTGCTAGATAT GCCCTGTGGACCAAATCAGGGGATGCAGTGGTGTATCCATGCCATGCAATAATTGTCTCTATGAAGATCTCCTCTAACCAGCAGAGATTCTTCATCGGCCACACTGACAAG GTTTCTGCTCTGGCTTTTAATGGAAACACAACACTGCTGGCCTCAGCACAAACTGGCAACAACAGTGTCGTTCGAGTCTGGAACTACAGCAAAGGAAACTGTCTGGCAATGTTCCAAATTCACGCTCACTCTTTATCCTGCCTAAG CTTCTCATATGGAGGTGGTATTCTCTGTGGAGTGGGTAAAGATGGGCATAATAAAACA ATGGTGGTGGTGTGGAACACTGTGAATGTTAGCAGAGGTGGAGAGGTCACCATCTTAGCCAAAGCACACACGGAGGTGGAAATAAACACCATGAAGGTTGCCTTCTTCGATGATACAag GATGGTTTCTTGTGGTCGTGACAATATCCGTCTGTGGCGAGTGCGGAATGGGATGCTGCGCTCATGTCCGGTTAACCTAGGGGAATACCACTCACTGGACTTCAGTGATGTGGCCTTCGAGGAGGGAAATTACTGGGACAAGCATATTGACGAACGAACACT ATTTGCTAGCAGTCGGAGCGGCCATATTTTCGAGATCGACTATGGCAGAGTTGTTGTTAAAAATGTGAGGAGGCTTTTGCCAACACAGTTGCAGCATGCCGACCGCCGGGAGAAATTGACTTTAAATTCAG GTCCAGGAATCGCCATCAACAGCATAAGTGTGTCTTCGTCACTCTGTGCCACAGGCTCTGAAGATGGTTTCCTGCGTGTTTGGCCCCTTGACTTTTCTGCTGTCTTCTTGGAGGCTG AGCATGAAGGAGCCGTAAGCATGGTGTCACTGTCATCTGACAGCCATCAGGTCCTGGCAGCCACCTCTACTGGTAACCTGGGTTTCCTTGACGTTAGCAGCCGTGAGTACAACACACTGATGAGGTCGCATACAGACACCGTGCTCGGCTTCAGTGTGGATGGAATTCGTCGGCATCTCACAACAGCCTCTTCTGATGGAACTTTGCGCGTTTGGAACATGGATTCCTTACATCAG TTGTACGATTTTGTTTCTGAAGACAGCCCCTGCTCTGTGGCTTTCCATCCGCACGAGCAAACTTTCTCTTGTGGGTTCAGTTCAGGAATCATCCGAGTCTTTGACATTCCCAGCGCTAAGCTGCTGGCTGAGCACAG GCAACACAGAGGTGAAGTGGTTGGTGTAGCCTTCTCACCAGATGGGGAGTTCATGTACAGTGCTGATTCACAGGGTTCTCTGGCACTTTATAACGGCTCAGAAGAAGACCACAACGTGATCAGAGTTACAT GCAACGTAGTGGCCCGAGGCACTGAGCGTGCTCCAGATGCTCTCACAGTGAGCAGTGACAGCCGTTCCCTGGCTTTTGTTGGACCCTCACAGTACGTTGTGACCATTGCAGATGCACGCTCTTTGGATGAG CTGCTACATGTAGATGTGAGTATTTTGGATGTGGAGAGCCCCCATCTGGATTTAGCATTGAAGGTCTGCTTCTCTCCAGCCACCACTGAACATTTGTTAATTGCCACATCTGCAAACAAGATTCTTTGGGTTTGCACCAAGACGGGTTGCCTGCTCAGAGAG GTGTCCAAGGTTCACAAACACCAGTGCTCATCTCTGGCTGTGAGTGAAGATAGCCGATTCCTGCTGACAGCTGGACACAATGCTGTGAAAGTTTGGGATTATAACATGCAACGTCATATTAATTCACAG ATGTTCATCGGTCACAGTCAGCCCATTCACCAGGTTACCTTCACCCCTGACCAGCTGGGTGTAGTTTCAGTGGGAGATGCCATATTCCTTTGGGACTTCCTGGCAAATCCTGCTGAATCTTCGACTGGCAGCTG TTCTCTCAAACGAAGCCATCTCTCACCTCTGAAAGCAG CAGACTGTCCAGTAAATGGAGTACAGATGTCCAGTGGGATACCTCGGCAGACagcccccctcccctcctcacCCCCACGACTGCATGTCAGCCCTCCTGAACAAGCTCACCGAGGAG ACAGCCCAGCAAACCCAACTGTTCCAAATCAAGACATTAGCCCTGGTCCATCGTCTGATCCGAGAACTGCCATCTCCTTTCTCAGAGTCACAGACCTGGAAATCAACACGTCTTACCTGAATACAAACCACGCAGACTCTG TTGAGTTGAATCAAAGCACCCCAGTGCGTCCGGATTGTTATAGGCACTTTATTCCACGTTTCAAAACCTCCTATCTTGATCAG AATGTGGTAGATCCCCAAACACATGAAGAGGAGGGCTTAAAACTTAAAGCAGTGATCGGCTACAATGGCAATGGCCGGGGTAATATGGTGTGGAACGCTGACCAAG GTTTATTTGCGTACTCTTGTGGCTGTGTTGTGGTGGTGGAGGACCTTCATACAGGAGGGCAGAGACACTTGCAGGGTCACATTGAGGAGATATCCTGTCTCGCTGCCACAAGTGATGCAAAG ACCATGGTATCTGCAGCTGGTGGTGGTAACGGCAGCAGAAGCCTCATCTGCATTTGGAATATCCTGAATGGAACTTGTTGTCGCACCATCTTCCACCACAAGGGGGCAGTACAGAGTCTCGCTTTCTCCAGGGATGATCGCTTCCTTCTCTCTGTTG GAGACTTCTCTGACCCTGGGTTGGCCTTGTGGGGCAGCAAAAACTTTCAGCTGCTATCAAGTGTGAGTATGTCAGGGCCAATCCATGATGCCACCTTCAGCCCCTCAGCAGCCAGCCAGATGGCATGTGTGGGCAGCCACGGGGTTTACTTCTGTTTCATCCAAACTCAAGGCATGGATGTAGATCTCAAG GTCCAAAGGGTAACGGCACCAACAGAGGTGGGTGATGTGGAGCTGACAGCTCTGTGCTATCACATGGATTCCCTTCTGTTCACGAGCACAAACAGAGGACATGTTTGTGCCTGGCACACTAGCACACAGCGCTGCTTTATGATCTGGGGAGCTGATGATGGAGAGATTG GAGTGCTGCTGTGTCGAGGGAATCGTCTGTTGACAGGCAGCAACACCCGCTGGCTGCGACTGTGGGGGGTAGAGGCTGTACTGGGTCTCAGGCCAAAGGAGAAATTGTGCAGTGCAAAAGACAG TGGGACAACAGTTGTGGTGGAGCAAGAGATAATGCTGGATGGGACAGCAGTCAGTGCAGCGTTTGACAGCACAATGGACATGGGCATTGTTGGCACCACAGCGGGAACTCTCTGGTACATCAACTGGTCGGATAACAGTAACATCCGTCTGGTTAGCGGGCACAAGACGAAG GTCAACAATGTTGCATTTAGCTTTGATGAGAGCCACTTCACCACATGCAGCGAAGATGGTAGTGTGAGGGTGTGGTTAACCTCCAGTTACGAACTAGTGGTGCAATTCCAAGTCCTCAACCAG GCCTGTTGCTGCGTATGCTGGAGCCCTTCTCCCAGCAAGGACAGCACATGCATCGCTGCTGGATACGGTGATGGGACCCTGAGGATCTTCCGGGTTGCTACGACAGAGATGGAAATTAAGATGCATCCTCATCATGTGGCTGTCGTGTCTATCCAATACTCTGCTAATG GTCACGTGATCCTTTCAGCTGGGAAGAATGGTGTGATTGCTGTCAGCAGTACTTTCAATGGAGAAACTCTTCGTGTTGTCAGAGACCACAAAGGAGCACCGATTACGACGATCCAATGTGTAAATGAACAG TGCCAGAGGTTTGGACTGGAAGGAGATGAAATGTGGTTGGCCGCCAGTGCTGACAGACGCGTCAGTGTATGGGCTGCCGATTGGTCAAAGGAGCAATGTGATCTACTAGACTGGCTATCATTCCCTGCTCCACCCTATTTTGAG GGTGACAGCCTGCCACCCAGCCTGGCTTCCTTTTGCCCAGCAGATCATGACCTGGTAGCTTACACTGgctatggagcagagaaagAGCTATCTttttacagcctggttaaaaaacag ataataaaaaagattgCTTTGCCTCACTGGGCCACATGCCTTAGCCTCTCCTCTAGGAGTCAGCTTGTAGCTGTGGGATCAAAAG AGCGAGTGCTGAAGCTGATCAAGTCGACCAGTGGCAGGTTTCAGGATTTCTCGCAGCATAGTGACTCACTACTGACGTGTCATTTCTCTCCCTCTGGGACCCTTCTCTTCTCCGTGGCTTATAATGAGATCCTGCTGTGGGAGGTGCAGGGCCTCTAA
- the wdr90 gene encoding WD repeat-containing protein 90 isoform X1 has product MASKAWQHPYVDIFKHVKVEEWKRSAKQGDVFMHMDKTLKCPVFRIKGPVPANSYILIPRNPSHSLGLTGRFFYLLFRPTPGKYFMVHLDVAVQERQVVRISFSNMLKEFKSTPTWLQFPFLCGAADDSVYDCTSKSAKHGLVGPAPCSVRWTCLMLDLQFVLSVYLNRHYSRLKSIKLCANMVVKNMFTSDLLLEPGVSLSEAKQMGLVSSQGTGPMPREMSFPLPKGSSWHDFYDHIKFPSEGTKLPCDFMQKENPHPGTIGFSKQRSSSDEASRCDNLSKSIQDRVSLTQQITTPKLVSRNPTPMVPSIPELDVAPTHRNNWICNNDPQLQESTHSDSQQLPFRNSCSTDDGGVHVYVHPEDEFGSHREESDGEVFCSPVPRPISLTSTKEPKQQKLLPDPILRLSRIIGFGGATARYALWTKSGDAVVYPCHAIIVSMKISSNQQRFFIGHTDKVSALAFNGNTTLLASAQTGNNSVVRVWNYSKGNCLAMFQIHAHSLSCLSFSYGGGILCGVGKDGHNKTMVVVWNTVNVSRGGEVTILAKAHTEVEINTMKVAFFDDTRMVSCGRDNIRLWRVRNGMLRSCPVNLGEYHSLDFSDVAFEEGNYWDKHIDERTLFASSRSGHIFEIDYGRVVVKNVRRLLPTQLQHADRREKLTLNSGPGIAINSISVSSSLCATGSEDGFLRVWPLDFSAVFLEAEHEGAVSMVSLSSDSHQVLAATSTGNLGFLDVSSREYNTLMRSHTDTVLGFSVDGIRRHLTTASSDGTLRVWNMDSLHQLYDFVSEDSPCSVAFHPHEQTFSCGFSSGIIRVFDIPSAKLLAEHRQHRGEVVGVAFSPDGEFMYSADSQGSLALYNGSEEDHNVIRVTCNVVARGTERAPDALTVSSDSRSLAFVGPSQYVVTIADARSLDELLHVDVSILDVESPHLDLALKVCFSPATTEHLLIATSANKILWVCTKTGCLLREVSKVHKHQCSSLAVSEDSRFLLTAGHNAVKVWDYNMQRHINSQMFIGHSQPIHQVTFTPDQLGVVSVGDAIFLWDFLANPAESSTGSCSLKRSHLSPLKAADCPVNGVQMSSGIPRQTAPLPSSPPRLHVSPPEQAHRGGLGFSSVFEDSPANPTVPNQDISPGPSSDPRTAISFLRVTDLEINTSYLNTNHADSVELNQSTPVRPDCYRHFIPRFKTSYLDQNVVDPQTHEEEGLKLKAVIGYNGNGRGNMVWNADQGLFAYSCGCVVVVEDLHTGGQRHLQGHIEEISCLAATSDAKTMVSAAGGGNGSRSLICIWNILNGTCCRTIFHHKGAVQSLAFSRDDRFLLSVGDFSDPGLALWGSKNFQLLSSVSMSGPIHDATFSPSAASQMACVGSHGVYFCFIQTQGMDVDLKVQRVTAPTEVGDVELTALCYHMDSLLFTSTNRGHVCAWHTSTQRCFMIWGADDGEIGVLLCRGNRLLTGSNTRWLRLWGVEAVLGLRPKEKLCSAKDSGTTVVVEQEIMLDGTAVSAAFDSTMDMGIVGTTAGTLWYINWSDNSNIRLVSGHKTKVNNVAFSFDESHFTTCSEDGSVRVWLTSSYELVVQFQVLNQACCCVCWSPSPSKDSTCIAAGYGDGTLRIFRVATTEMEIKMHPHHVAVVSIQYSANGHVILSAGKNGVIAVSSTFNGETLRVVRDHKGAPITTIQCVNEQCQRFGLEGDEMWLAASADRRVSVWAADWSKEQCDLLDWLSFPAPPYFEGDSLPPSLASFCPADHDLVAYTGYGAEKELSFYSLVKKQIIKKIALPHWATCLSLSSRSQLVAVGSKERVLKLIKSTSGRFQDFSQHSDSLLTCHFSPSGTLLFSVAYNEILLWEVQGL; this is encoded by the exons GAGCGCCAGGTGGTCCGTATCTCCTTTTCAAATATGTTGAAAGAGTTCAAATCCACTCCTACATGGCTTCAGTTTCCTTTCTTGTGTGGAGCTGCAGATGATTCAGTGTATGATTGCACCTCCAAATCTGCAAAGCATG GTTTGGTGGGTCCAGCTCCCTGTTCAGTTCGTTGGACTTGTCTGATGCTGGACCTGCAGTTTGTGCTTTCTGTCTACCTCAATCGACACTACAGTCGCCTCAAGAGCATTAAACTGTGTGCCAACATGGTTGTGAAAAACATGTTTACCAGTGATTTGCTGTTAGAGCCTG GAGTTTCCTTAAGTGAAGCAAAGCAAATGGGCCTGGTGTCCTCTCAGGGAACAGGTCCCATGCCCAGAGAGATGTCATTTCCTTTACCGAAGGGATCATCTTGGCATGACTTCTACGATCACATCAA GTTTCCTTCAGAAGGGACTAAGTTACCATGTGACTTTatgcaaaaagaaaatccaCATCCAGGGACTA TAGGtttttcaaaacaaagaagCTCTTCAGATGAAGCGTCTCGCTGTGACAACCTCAGCAAATCAATTCAGGACCGTGTGTCCCTCACCCAGCAGATTACCACTCCAAAATTA GTGTCAAGGAATCCAACCCCCATGGTACCCAGCATACCAGAGTTAGATGTTGCTCCTACTCACAGGAATAACTGGATTTGCAATAATGATCCCCAACTGCAAGAGTCCACACACTCCGATTCACAGCAGCTCCCATTCAGGAATTCGTGTAGTACTGATGATGGTGGAGTTCATGTGTATGTACATCCTGAAGATGAATTTGGTTCACACAGAGAGGAAAGTGATGGAGAG GTATTTTGTAGTCCTGTTCCACGTCCTATCTCTCTGACATCAACCAAAGAACCTAAACAGCAG AAGCTGCTCCCAGATCCGATCCTCAGGCTCAGTCGAATCATTGGCTTTGGAGGCGCCACTGCTAGATAT GCCCTGTGGACCAAATCAGGGGATGCAGTGGTGTATCCATGCCATGCAATAATTGTCTCTATGAAGATCTCCTCTAACCAGCAGAGATTCTTCATCGGCCACACTGACAAG GTTTCTGCTCTGGCTTTTAATGGAAACACAACACTGCTGGCCTCAGCACAAACTGGCAACAACAGTGTCGTTCGAGTCTGGAACTACAGCAAAGGAAACTGTCTGGCAATGTTCCAAATTCACGCTCACTCTTTATCCTGCCTAAG CTTCTCATATGGAGGTGGTATTCTCTGTGGAGTGGGTAAAGATGGGCATAATAAAACA ATGGTGGTGGTGTGGAACACTGTGAATGTTAGCAGAGGTGGAGAGGTCACCATCTTAGCCAAAGCACACACGGAGGTGGAAATAAACACCATGAAGGTTGCCTTCTTCGATGATACAag GATGGTTTCTTGTGGTCGTGACAATATCCGTCTGTGGCGAGTGCGGAATGGGATGCTGCGCTCATGTCCGGTTAACCTAGGGGAATACCACTCACTGGACTTCAGTGATGTGGCCTTCGAGGAGGGAAATTACTGGGACAAGCATATTGACGAACGAACACT ATTTGCTAGCAGTCGGAGCGGCCATATTTTCGAGATCGACTATGGCAGAGTTGTTGTTAAAAATGTGAGGAGGCTTTTGCCAACACAGTTGCAGCATGCCGACCGCCGGGAGAAATTGACTTTAAATTCAG GTCCAGGAATCGCCATCAACAGCATAAGTGTGTCTTCGTCACTCTGTGCCACAGGCTCTGAAGATGGTTTCCTGCGTGTTTGGCCCCTTGACTTTTCTGCTGTCTTCTTGGAGGCTG AGCATGAAGGAGCCGTAAGCATGGTGTCACTGTCATCTGACAGCCATCAGGTCCTGGCAGCCACCTCTACTGGTAACCTGGGTTTCCTTGACGTTAGCAGCCGTGAGTACAACACACTGATGAGGTCGCATACAGACACCGTGCTCGGCTTCAGTGTGGATGGAATTCGTCGGCATCTCACAACAGCCTCTTCTGATGGAACTTTGCGCGTTTGGAACATGGATTCCTTACATCAG TTGTACGATTTTGTTTCTGAAGACAGCCCCTGCTCTGTGGCTTTCCATCCGCACGAGCAAACTTTCTCTTGTGGGTTCAGTTCAGGAATCATCCGAGTCTTTGACATTCCCAGCGCTAAGCTGCTGGCTGAGCACAG GCAACACAGAGGTGAAGTGGTTGGTGTAGCCTTCTCACCAGATGGGGAGTTCATGTACAGTGCTGATTCACAGGGTTCTCTGGCACTTTATAACGGCTCAGAAGAAGACCACAACGTGATCAGAGTTACAT GCAACGTAGTGGCCCGAGGCACTGAGCGTGCTCCAGATGCTCTCACAGTGAGCAGTGACAGCCGTTCCCTGGCTTTTGTTGGACCCTCACAGTACGTTGTGACCATTGCAGATGCACGCTCTTTGGATGAG CTGCTACATGTAGATGTGAGTATTTTGGATGTGGAGAGCCCCCATCTGGATTTAGCATTGAAGGTCTGCTTCTCTCCAGCCACCACTGAACATTTGTTAATTGCCACATCTGCAAACAAGATTCTTTGGGTTTGCACCAAGACGGGTTGCCTGCTCAGAGAG GTGTCCAAGGTTCACAAACACCAGTGCTCATCTCTGGCTGTGAGTGAAGATAGCCGATTCCTGCTGACAGCTGGACACAATGCTGTGAAAGTTTGGGATTATAACATGCAACGTCATATTAATTCACAG ATGTTCATCGGTCACAGTCAGCCCATTCACCAGGTTACCTTCACCCCTGACCAGCTGGGTGTAGTTTCAGTGGGAGATGCCATATTCCTTTGGGACTTCCTGGCAAATCCTGCTGAATCTTCGACTGGCAGCTG TTCTCTCAAACGAAGCCATCTCTCACCTCTGAAAGCAG CAGACTGTCCAGTAAATGGAGTACAGATGTCCAGTGGGATACCTCGGCAGACagcccccctcccctcctcacCCCCACGACTGCATGTCAGCCCTCCTGAACAAGCTCACCGAGGAG GTTTGGGTTTCTCATCTGTTTTTGAAGACAGCCCAGCAAACCCAACTGTTCCAAATCAAGACATTAGCCCTGGTCCATCGTCTGATCCGAGAACTGCCATCTCCTTTCTCAGAGTCACAGACCTGGAAATCAACACGTCTTACCTGAATACAAACCACGCAGACTCTG TTGAGTTGAATCAAAGCACCCCAGTGCGTCCGGATTGTTATAGGCACTTTATTCCACGTTTCAAAACCTCCTATCTTGATCAG AATGTGGTAGATCCCCAAACACATGAAGAGGAGGGCTTAAAACTTAAAGCAGTGATCGGCTACAATGGCAATGGCCGGGGTAATATGGTGTGGAACGCTGACCAAG GTTTATTTGCGTACTCTTGTGGCTGTGTTGTGGTGGTGGAGGACCTTCATACAGGAGGGCAGAGACACTTGCAGGGTCACATTGAGGAGATATCCTGTCTCGCTGCCACAAGTGATGCAAAG ACCATGGTATCTGCAGCTGGTGGTGGTAACGGCAGCAGAAGCCTCATCTGCATTTGGAATATCCTGAATGGAACTTGTTGTCGCACCATCTTCCACCACAAGGGGGCAGTACAGAGTCTCGCTTTCTCCAGGGATGATCGCTTCCTTCTCTCTGTTG GAGACTTCTCTGACCCTGGGTTGGCCTTGTGGGGCAGCAAAAACTTTCAGCTGCTATCAAGTGTGAGTATGTCAGGGCCAATCCATGATGCCACCTTCAGCCCCTCAGCAGCCAGCCAGATGGCATGTGTGGGCAGCCACGGGGTTTACTTCTGTTTCATCCAAACTCAAGGCATGGATGTAGATCTCAAG GTCCAAAGGGTAACGGCACCAACAGAGGTGGGTGATGTGGAGCTGACAGCTCTGTGCTATCACATGGATTCCCTTCTGTTCACGAGCACAAACAGAGGACATGTTTGTGCCTGGCACACTAGCACACAGCGCTGCTTTATGATCTGGGGAGCTGATGATGGAGAGATTG GAGTGCTGCTGTGTCGAGGGAATCGTCTGTTGACAGGCAGCAACACCCGCTGGCTGCGACTGTGGGGGGTAGAGGCTGTACTGGGTCTCAGGCCAAAGGAGAAATTGTGCAGTGCAAAAGACAG TGGGACAACAGTTGTGGTGGAGCAAGAGATAATGCTGGATGGGACAGCAGTCAGTGCAGCGTTTGACAGCACAATGGACATGGGCATTGTTGGCACCACAGCGGGAACTCTCTGGTACATCAACTGGTCGGATAACAGTAACATCCGTCTGGTTAGCGGGCACAAGACGAAG GTCAACAATGTTGCATTTAGCTTTGATGAGAGCCACTTCACCACATGCAGCGAAGATGGTAGTGTGAGGGTGTGGTTAACCTCCAGTTACGAACTAGTGGTGCAATTCCAAGTCCTCAACCAG GCCTGTTGCTGCGTATGCTGGAGCCCTTCTCCCAGCAAGGACAGCACATGCATCGCTGCTGGATACGGTGATGGGACCCTGAGGATCTTCCGGGTTGCTACGACAGAGATGGAAATTAAGATGCATCCTCATCATGTGGCTGTCGTGTCTATCCAATACTCTGCTAATG GTCACGTGATCCTTTCAGCTGGGAAGAATGGTGTGATTGCTGTCAGCAGTACTTTCAATGGAGAAACTCTTCGTGTTGTCAGAGACCACAAAGGAGCACCGATTACGACGATCCAATGTGTAAATGAACAG TGCCAGAGGTTTGGACTGGAAGGAGATGAAATGTGGTTGGCCGCCAGTGCTGACAGACGCGTCAGTGTATGGGCTGCCGATTGGTCAAAGGAGCAATGTGATCTACTAGACTGGCTATCATTCCCTGCTCCACCCTATTTTGAG GGTGACAGCCTGCCACCCAGCCTGGCTTCCTTTTGCCCAGCAGATCATGACCTGGTAGCTTACACTGgctatggagcagagaaagAGCTATCTttttacagcctggttaaaaaacag ataataaaaaagattgCTTTGCCTCACTGGGCCACATGCCTTAGCCTCTCCTCTAGGAGTCAGCTTGTAGCTGTGGGATCAAAAG AGCGAGTGCTGAAGCTGATCAAGTCGACCAGTGGCAGGTTTCAGGATTTCTCGCAGCATAGTGACTCACTACTGACGTGTCATTTCTCTCCCTCTGGGACCCTTCTCTTCTCCGTGGCTTATAATGAGATCCTGCTGTGGGAGGTGCAGGGCCTCTAA